DNA sequence from the Rosettibacter firmus genome:
AAATCTGTTGAAAGAAATAAAAACTATCACTTCTTTAAAGGTGATATTACCAATCGTGAACTTATTGATTATCTATTCAAAAAATATTCTATAAAATATGTTATTAATTTTGCTGCTGAATCGCATGTAGATAGAAGCATTCTTGGTTCTGAAATTTTTTATAGAACAAATGTTATTGGAACTAATGTATTACTCGAAGCATCGAGAAGATATAACATCGAAAAATTTATTCAGATCTCTACAGATGAAGTTTATGGTAGTTTAAGCGAAGAAGGATATTTTACAGAAGAAACTCCGCTCTCTCCTAATAGTCCATATTCATCAAGTAAAGCTGCAGCAGATTTAATGGCTCTTGCATTTCATCATACTTATAATTTGCCAGTAGTTATTACGAGATGCTCGAATAACTATGGACCTTATCAATTCCCAGAGAAATTAATTCCTCTTATGATTATTAATTGCTTGAATAATAAAAAACTTCCAGTATATGGTGATGGGCTGAATGTTCGAGACTGGATTTATGTAATTGATCACTGCAAAGCTATTGAATTAGTTTTTGAAAAAGGAAAAGCTGGTGAAGTCTATAATATAGGTGCAAGCTGTGAAATGAAAAATATTGATATCGTAAAATTGATTTTAAAAAAGTTAAACAAATCAGATGACCTGATTGAATTTGTAAAAGATAGACCGGGGCATGATCGTCGTTATGCAATTGATTCTACAAAAATTCAGAATGAGCTGGGCTGGAAGCCAGAGTTTAATTTTGAATCTGCATTAGATTATACGATTGAATGGTATATAAAAAATAAAGACTGGTGGGAAAGAATAATTTCAGGAGAATATCTTAACTACTATAAAAAGCAATACGGAGATTTGTAGAATTTTTACACATCTCATCATACTTACAAGTAATATATTTGTTATCGCTACAAAAAAATTATAATTTTAGAATTAATGTTATAATAATTAATTAACTCAGAATAATCTAAAGATGAAAATGAGATTCATAAAATTTTTTATTTATTTCTTTGTGTATCTAATAAGTTATAATTTGTTTGCTCAGGATATTGAACAAACAACTTCAAAAACTCTTCAAACATCTGTAATGCAACCAATTACTGTTACTGTTGGGGGAAATTTTGTAGTAACTGGTTCATTTACAGCTTTTAGAACACAGAGATTAGATCATTTCATAACCAGTTTATATAACCAAGCTCAAGAAATATCATTAGGAGCTGTAAATAAACCTGAAATTATAAAACAAATAAAAAAAGAATTACAAAAATATCCATTAAGAGATATTTTACTTAAGCGAGCAGATGGGACACAAATAAAAATTGATTTACTTAAGTTCAGACTCACAGGAGATTTTAAATATAATCCATATCTAATGAATGATGATGTTATAATATTTCCATCATATGATGAAAAGAAAAATATAGTTGAAATATCTGGAGCTGTTAATAAACCAACACAATTTCAATTTGTAGAAGGTGATAAACTTTCTGATGCAATTTTATTTGCTGGTGGAATTAATAAAGCATATGATAATGTCACAGAAGCTGAAATATCAAGAATAAAAGAGAATGGCAAAGCAGAAGAAATAATTCGCGTAAAAATTAGTGATGATGTACCTTTACAAAGAGGTGATAGAATTACAATACTTTTTAATGAAAATAATAAAACCATCTTTAAGGTTTTAGTACTTGGAGAAGTAAATAGACCAGGATATGTTTATATCACAAAGAATAATACAACAATTAGAGAAGTAATAGAGAAAGCAGGAGGTTTTACATACGATGCAGATTTAAAAAGAGCTGAGATATTAAAAGGAACAGATGAATCCCAAATAATGAAAATGAAAGCAATAAGAGATGCTTACGAAGCCGATACATCATTTACTACTTTACCTTTAGTTCTTAAAACTGTTGACGAACTAAAAAGTGAAGAAATAAAAATGTTACGTAGTGCAAATGTTACTACTGAAGAATTTCAATATTCTTTTGTATATGATAATTCATTAAGATTTATTGAAAACAAGAGTATTATCGATTTTACAAAAATATTTTCAGATTCTGCTAAGGATGGAAATTATATAGTAAATGATGGTGATATAATAATTATTCCTAAAAAACAGAATTTAGTTTATGTATTTGGTCAGGTTGTTAATCCAGGTTTTTATTTATATGATTCTACAAAAACATGGAAAGATTATATTAATGAAGCTGGCGGCGTTACACAGACTGCAAAAAATGGTAAACAAACTCAAATTATAAAAGGGACAAATAGAACATGGTTTAATGCAGAAGATACAATAAAAATAGAACCAGGTGATTTTATTTATGTTCCGAAAGATTTACCTCGAGATCTTTCGTATTATATTCAAAACATAGGAGCTGTATCGGGAATTGTTACAGCTTTAATTTCTATTACATTTTTAATAATTCAAGCAACAAAATAGAAAATAATTATGGATCAAAAACAAGAAACTTATGTTGGCAGAACATTTATAGAGTTTTTAACTGTTGTTATTAAGTATAGGTGGTTTTTATTCTGGTTTGTGTTTACAATAACAGCTGGAGCAACTTTATACGCGCTTTTAGCGCCTAAATGGTATAAAGCAACTGCTTCTGTTTTCCCAGCAGAAAAAACAGATTTACTATCAACACTTTCTGGATTATCAAGTTTAGCTAAAGGATTTTCTGCAAGTAAAGGATTAGCAGCTTTGACTGGTGCAAACACTGAAGCAGATAGATATATTGCTATTTTAAAAAGTGCAACAATTACAGATGACGTAATTAAGAAATTTGATTTACGTAAAGAATATGAAATGGAAGATGATTACTATGAAAAGGTTGTTAAAAAATGGCAATCAAATTTAGAATTAGAAATCCAGGATGAAGGAAATTTAACAATTACTGTTTATGATAAGAATCCACAAAAAGCTGCTGATATTGCTAATTATCTTGTTGAAAGACTAAATGAAATCAATACAAAACTAAGTGTGACCAATGCGAAGGCTAATAGAGAATTTGTTGAAAAGAGATATTTACAAAACATAGCTGATATAAATAATCTTGAAAGTGCAATGAAACAATTTCAGGAAAAATATGGAGTAATAGCAATCCCAGAACAAATAGAAGCAACAGTAAAATCTATGTCAAGCATATACTTGGATTTATATAAAAAAGAAATAGAATTTAATGTAATGCAACAAACTTATGGAAAAGATCATCCACTTGTTGCAAATACTAAAATAGAAATGAATGAATTGAGGAAAAAAATTAATCAACTTAATGCAGGTACAGATATATCTCAAAAGGATGTTAAATTACTTATTCCATTTAAAGAAGCTCCTCAATTAGCAAATGAATATTTAAAGATTTATCGTAATCTGGAAATTCAATATAAGATTCTTGAATTTATACAGCCATTATATGAACAGGCAAAAGTAGAAGAAGCAAGGAATACCCCATCTGTTATAGTACTGGATAAAGCAGGACCAGCTGAAAGAAAGGCAAAACCAAAAATTTCAATTTATGCTAGCATTGCATTCATTATTTCATTATTCCTAGGTCTTGTAATTGTTTTTACATTAGAACTTTTGAATAGATTAAAGGTTGCAGATAATAGTAAGTACAACTTCATCGTAAATGAATTTAAAAAAGATCTTAAGAAGTTCAGTAAGAAATAGTTTAAAATCCCTCTTAATTAAGAACTTGATTGTAATTTATGACCGTAATCAAAAAGTTAAGGAATAATTCTTTCCTATCATTTTTATCAATTCTTTCAAGGCTTATTCCTAATTTTTTAATCTTTTTATTTGTAGCTAGAATTTATCGTCCGTACGAATTTGGAATGTTCTCGTATGCACATACTTTATCTAATACATTTCTTCTTATTGCTGATTTTGGTTTTGATGTGTTACTTACTACTGAAATTGCCAAAAACAAAAATCGTGTTTCTGAAATTGTCTCTGAATATTTAATATCGAAAATTGTATTTGTTATTGTTGCAATAATCTCAATGTCTACGTTTATATTTTTGAAAAGTGATAGTATAAGTGAAATTATACTTGGCTTTGTGTTTTTAATTTATATGGTATTCAATTCATTTTCGAACTTTATGATTTCAATAATTAAGGGACTCGAGAAATTTCATTATGAAACTACGATTTCAGTGATAATGAACCTTTCTTTGTTGTTACTTTCTTTTATTTTTATTTATACAACTAAAAATATTTTTTTAGTTGGATTGGCTTATGGAATATCAAGATTATTTGCAATTATATCGAGTAAAAAATTTATAAGAAAAGAAGTTGCTATAAAATTTGTAAAATTCAATAAGAATGATTTTATAGTAGCCATAAAAAAAAATATTGTATTTGGAAGTTTAGTTATATTAAATAATTTACTTTATCAGCTTGATACTTTATTTCTTGGAGTATTAAAAGACAATTATAATGTTGGGATTTATCAATCTGTTAAAAATTTGATGTTTATTCCTTTTATAATTCCGGGAATAATATACAATTCATTTTTACCTACAATGTCAAGGTTGTTTAAAGAAAATAATTACGAATGGTTTTCATCAACAAAGTTATTTTTCAAACTTACAATAATTTTAAGTATGATTATTTCTGTTATCAGCTTTTCTTATCCAGAAGAAATAATTCACTTTTTTTATAGCAATAAAAATTATAACGAATCAATAATTGTTCTTAAAGTTGCTGCTTTTGTGATGTTTCTAAGAATAATTTCAGATTTTTTTGGAGTAATGTTAATTACAACTGAAAAATTTAAAAAACATATTTTCACTTCATCTTTGGGAATTTTAATAAGTATAATTTTATTTTACGTATTGATACCAAAATACAATGCACTTGGAACAATGTTATCTTATTTGATAATGATAATTGTTGTACTGATTATGTTTATTAAACCAAATTATAATATCTTTCTAAAAAAAATACTTGACGCAAGATTTCTATTTGTTGTACTTTATTATTTGACGATTATATTATTATTCAATTTTCATAAAATGGATTTTGTTATAGGCATTACATTCATATTAATTTCATTTTCACTGATTTTAATGTTTATTTTTTATGATAAAGTTGAATTTAATTTATTCAAAAGAAATATATTGTTTTTAGGAAAAAGTAAATGAGTGTGGTATCTATAATATGTTTTGTATTATTTTTTCTGATCTTATTGTTAGCAAGAAAAAAAGATTTCTTTTCTCCAGCTAAAGTATTTACATTAGTTTGGTTTTTAGCAATTGGCTTAACTGATTTAAAACTTAGTCGATTACAAATAACTTGGAGTGGATTAGCATGGTTTTCTCTCCTTCTGGCAGTATTTTCATTTTTATTGGGTGTTTATATTGTATATGTTTTATTTTTTAACAAAAATATATTAAAAATTAATGATGTGAGATTAATATTTACAAAATCAGAAATTAATGAAAATTTATTATACATAATAATTATTACGCTTTTTATTTTTTATTCCATATCATACATTATTACTTATCTAATTAGAGGTTTCGTTCCCATATTTACTAGAATGCCAGAAATAGCAAGAACAAAATGGGGCATTTTTGGGATTGGTTCTTTTGTTTATACCATACCTGCTATATTGTACTTATCATTAATACATGTTTTCATTTCAAAAACTAATATTATGAGAAAGTTTATTATATTCTCAATAATGCTAATTTCATTTATTACTTATGTTTTTCTTTTGAATCGATTTTATTTATTACTGCCAATTGCTCTATTTGTAATTTTACTTTATTACAAAACTAACCGACTGCGTCCAAGAAATATTTTAATTGTTCTTATAATTTTTTCAATAATCTTTTTTGAAATTTCGAATTTAAGATTAAGCCGATATGCAATTAACATTCTTTATTATTTAAGTGAAATGAAGTTTGGAAAAGAATATGCAATTTTAACAGAACCTTATATGTATATATCAATGAACTTAGAGAATTTTGCAAATGCTATTGGTAAGTTAGATTTTCATACTTATGGTTATTTTGTTTTTGACTTTTTATTGAAACCAATTGGTTTGAAGGATTTAATTTCTGAATATGTTCATATAGAAGAATTTCCACACATTATAAATCGTGCTTACAACACATATACAATGTTTTTTATTTATTATCGTGATTTTGGTTTTGTTGGACTTTTTGTCATCCCTTTGTTATTTGGAGCTTTAGTTTCATACATATACTATAAAATGCGATTGAATCCAACAATTTATAACATTTCGTTTTATGGAATGTTAATTTTTGTTGTAGCTTTTTCTTTCTTTGTACCAATTCTTCATTGGATTCATTATGTCTTTAATTTAATACTAATTTATATAACGACTTATTTCATAACCAATAAGAAATTTATTATAAAGGGGGATAATTGAACGTATTACATATTCATGAATTTGACATTGGAGGTGGAGCCGAAACAGTATTTAATATTACTAGAAAAAATATTTTTATTGAAAACAATTATTCAGGTTTCATAAGTAAAAATAATTTAAATAAATCCGATATTGATTTTAAATCTTACGAAAAATATAACTTTATGCTTAAACCATTTTTATATGTATTTTCAATTAATAATTTTATTAAATTAAATAAATTTTTAAGAAATAATAACATTGATATAATTCATATACATGGATTTATTGGGTCACTCTCATCTTCTATTTTACTTGCCATAAGATTACATAAAAAAAGAAAAAAAATTAAAATTGTTCAAACATTACATGATTTTCATATATCTTGCCCAAACTCATTATTATTTAATTTTAAAAAAGAAGTTATCTGCGAAAAATGTTTAGGGAAAAAAATTAAGTTAAAAATGTTAACAACTTCATGCGAAAGGAGAGGTTATTTTTATACTTTACTTAAAGCTATTAGAAGTTTTGTCGCAAATAATATATTAAATCATAAAAAAATAATTGATAAGTTTATTGCTCCAAGCAATTTAATGAAGCAAAAATTAATAGAAGATAACATAGATGAAGAAAAAATATTTTTATTAAGAAATCCTATTAAATTAAATGAAATTAAATATGAAAAAAAATCTGATATAATTACTTATTATGGAAGAATTTCCAAAGAAAAAAATATCTATTTTATTTTAGATGCTTTTAATGAATGGAAAATAAAATCTAATAATAATTTTAAATTGTTCATAATTGGTGATGGTGATGAAAAAGTTAATATTCAAAAGTATGCGAACAATTTAAAGTCTAATAAAGATATTATTTTTTATGATTTCAAAGGAGAAAAAGAATTGTTTGATATATTAAAAGATGTAAAGTATTTGTTTATGGCTTCAAAACTTTATGAAAATGCACCGATGACTTTGCTTGAAGCAATATCATTAAATATTTTACCGATTGTTCCAGACCTTGGTGGTATGAAGGAGACCGTTAAGGATGTTTTTCAATTTGGTAAAATTTATGAGAAGAATAATATTGAATCATTCATTAAAAAAATTGAAGAATTGGAATCTGAATACTCATTAGAATTAGATAAATTGATTAAAAGAAAAGCTTTTCTTTTAGAAAATTTTGGTATTGAAGCATATTACAAAAATTTATTTAATCTTTATAACGAGTTATCGAATTAAAATCAAGATATATATAATGATTGAAGTATCAATAGTTATTATTACATGGAATGCAAAAAAATTTTTAAAGAGACTCTTAGAATCCATTAAGAAATATTCATCGGGTTTTACATATGAAATTATTATTGTTGATAATAATTCAACTGATGGGACAATTGAATATCTAAATGAGAATCACTCCGATATAAAACTAATAAGAAATAAAAAAAATCTTGGTGTTGCTAAGGCAAGAAATATTGGTATGAAAGAAACTATTGGTAAGTATGTTCTTATTTTAGATGTTGATATGGAGTTAATTGAAAATTCTATTAAAAAGATGCTTGACTTTATGAATTCTAATCTGGATATAGGTTTGGTTGGCTCAAAACTTGTTTACTCAAATGGAGAACTTCAGTATTCTTGTAAAAATTTCCCAAATATTTTATCTCTGCTTGCAAGACGACTGGATTCAATAGAGCTTATTAAAAATTCTAAAGTATTGAAAAATCATTTAATGTCAGATTGGGATCATAATGAAATAAGAGAAGTTGATTATTTAATTGGTGCGTGTCAATTTATTCGTAGAGAAGTTATTGAAGAAATAGGTTTTTATGATGATACTATATTTTATGGCCCTGAAGATATTGATTATTGTATTCGTGTTTGGAGAGCAAATTGGAAAGTAGTTTATTTCCCATTAACAACAATTATTCACTTTGAACAAAGAATAACTAAAACAACATTTTTTTCTAAAATTACCATGAAACATTTTCTTGGAATTTTGTATTTATTTAGAAAATATAGATGGAAATTATCAAGATATGTGTAGAAAAAAATAGATGGGTTTAATTATTGGGAAAAATCAATAATTTTTTTTGTTTTAATATGATCAGGTTAATTTTATTATAATTATTTTGCAATAAGAAAATTAGGTGTAAAAATTATGATGTGTTTTTATATTCATTAAATGAATCATTTCTAGAAAGAGCTTTACCATCTTCATTAAAGAGTTATTGTAAAGAAATAAAAGTTCAAAAAATTGGTTTTAATAAAATTTTTAAAAACTTATTGAAAAA
Encoded proteins:
- a CDS encoding GumC family protein: MDQKQETYVGRTFIEFLTVVIKYRWFLFWFVFTITAGATLYALLAPKWYKATASVFPAEKTDLLSTLSGLSSLAKGFSASKGLAALTGANTEADRYIAILKSATITDDVIKKFDLRKEYEMEDDYYEKVVKKWQSNLELEIQDEGNLTITVYDKNPQKAADIANYLVERLNEINTKLSVTNAKANREFVEKRYLQNIADINNLESAMKQFQEKYGVIAIPEQIEATVKSMSSIYLDLYKKEIEFNVMQQTYGKDHPLVANTKIEMNELRKKINQLNAGTDISQKDVKLLIPFKEAPQLANEYLKIYRNLEIQYKILEFIQPLYEQAKVEEARNTPSVIVLDKAGPAERKAKPKISIYASIAFIISLFLGLVIVFTLELLNRLKVADNSKYNFIVNEFKKDLKKFSKK
- a CDS encoding SLBB domain-containing protein, which encodes MRFIKFFIYFFVYLISYNLFAQDIEQTTSKTLQTSVMQPITVTVGGNFVVTGSFTAFRTQRLDHFITSLYNQAQEISLGAVNKPEIIKQIKKELQKYPLRDILLKRADGTQIKIDLLKFRLTGDFKYNPYLMNDDVIIFPSYDEKKNIVEISGAVNKPTQFQFVEGDKLSDAILFAGGINKAYDNVTEAEISRIKENGKAEEIIRVKISDDVPLQRGDRITILFNENNKTIFKVLVLGEVNRPGYVYITKNNTTIREVIEKAGGFTYDADLKRAEILKGTDESQIMKMKAIRDAYEADTSFTTLPLVLKTVDELKSEEIKMLRSANVTTEEFQYSFVYDNSLRFIENKSIIDFTKIFSDSAKDGNYIVNDGDIIIIPKKQNLVYVFGQVVNPGFYLYDSTKTWKDYINEAGGVTQTAKNGKQTQIIKGTNRTWFNAEDTIKIEPGDFIYVPKDLPRDLSYYIQNIGAVSGIVTALISITFLIIQATK
- a CDS encoding oligosaccharide flippase family protein gives rise to the protein MTVIKKLRNNSFLSFLSILSRLIPNFLIFLFVARIYRPYEFGMFSYAHTLSNTFLLIADFGFDVLLTTEIAKNKNRVSEIVSEYLISKIVFVIVAIISMSTFIFLKSDSISEIILGFVFLIYMVFNSFSNFMISIIKGLEKFHYETTISVIMNLSLLLLSFIFIYTTKNIFLVGLAYGISRLFAIISSKKFIRKEVAIKFVKFNKNDFIVAIKKNIVFGSLVILNNLLYQLDTLFLGVLKDNYNVGIYQSVKNLMFIPFIIPGIIYNSFLPTMSRLFKENNYEWFSSTKLFFKLTIILSMIISVISFSYPEEIIHFFYSNKNYNESIIVLKVAAFVMFLRIISDFFGVMLITTEKFKKHIFTSSLGILISIILFYVLIPKYNALGTMLSYLIMIIVVLIMFIKPNYNIFLKKILDARFLFVVLYYLTIILLFNFHKMDFVIGITFILISFSLILMFIFYDKVEFNLFKRNILFLGKSK
- the rfbB gene encoding dTDP-glucose 4,6-dehydratase, whose translation is MKNVLITGGAGFIGSNFINYILSRKDDWQIVNLDKLTYAGNLENLKSVERNKNYHFFKGDITNRELIDYLFKKYSIKYVINFAAESHVDRSILGSEIFYRTNVIGTNVLLEASRRYNIEKFIQISTDEVYGSLSEEGYFTEETPLSPNSPYSSSKAAADLMALAFHHTYNLPVVITRCSNNYGPYQFPEKLIPLMIINCLNNKKLPVYGDGLNVRDWIYVIDHCKAIELVFEKGKAGEVYNIGASCEMKNIDIVKLILKKLNKSDDLIEFVKDRPGHDRRYAIDSTKIQNELGWKPEFNFESALDYTIEWYIKNKDWWERIISGEYLNYYKKQYGDL
- a CDS encoding glycosyltransferase family 4 protein, which codes for MNVLHIHEFDIGGGAETVFNITRKNIFIENNYSGFISKNNLNKSDIDFKSYEKYNFMLKPFLYVFSINNFIKLNKFLRNNNIDIIHIHGFIGSLSSSILLAIRLHKKRKKIKIVQTLHDFHISCPNSLLFNFKKEVICEKCLGKKIKLKMLTTSCERRGYFYTLLKAIRSFVANNILNHKKIIDKFIAPSNLMKQKLIEDNIDEEKIFLLRNPIKLNEIKYEKKSDIITYYGRISKEKNIYFILDAFNEWKIKSNNNFKLFIIGDGDEKVNIQKYANNLKSNKDIIFYDFKGEKELFDILKDVKYLFMASKLYENAPMTLLEAISLNILPIVPDLGGMKETVKDVFQFGKIYEKNNIESFIKKIEELESEYSLELDKLIKRKAFLLENFGIEAYYKNLFNLYNELSN
- a CDS encoding O-antigen polymerase — encoded protein: MSVVSIICFVLFFLILLLARKKDFFSPAKVFTLVWFLAIGLTDLKLSRLQITWSGLAWFSLLLAVFSFLLGVYIVYVLFFNKNILKINDVRLIFTKSEINENLLYIIIITLFIFYSISYIITYLIRGFVPIFTRMPEIARTKWGIFGIGSFVYTIPAILYLSLIHVFISKTNIMRKFIIFSIMLISFITYVFLLNRFYLLLPIALFVILLYYKTNRLRPRNILIVLIIFSIIFFEISNLRLSRYAINILYYLSEMKFGKEYAILTEPYMYISMNLENFANAIGKLDFHTYGYFVFDFLLKPIGLKDLISEYVHIEEFPHIINRAYNTYTMFFIYYRDFGFVGLFVIPLLFGALVSYIYYKMRLNPTIYNISFYGMLIFVVAFSFFVPILHWIHYVFNLILIYITTYFITNKKFIIKGDN
- a CDS encoding glycosyltransferase family 2 protein, which codes for MIEVSIVIITWNAKKFLKRLLESIKKYSSGFTYEIIIVDNNSTDGTIEYLNENHSDIKLIRNKKNLGVAKARNIGMKETIGKYVLILDVDMELIENSIKKMLDFMNSNLDIGLVGSKLVYSNGELQYSCKNFPNILSLLARRLDSIELIKNSKVLKNHLMSDWDHNEIREVDYLIGACQFIRREVIEEIGFYDDTIFYGPEDIDYCIRVWRANWKVVYFPLTTIIHFEQRITKTTFFSKITMKHFLGILYLFRKYRWKLSRYV